CTTCTGTAACTTCACTGTCACCGTCTCCGCAAACATACAGATTGCCTGTTTGTTTCATTTTTATCGCATTGCTGTTTCCCCATCCGGCCAGGCCAATACCGCAGACCAAAGGAGTTTCCGGCATTTCGTCAAGAACAGTTTCAATAATCATTTGTTTCATATCAGCACGGTCAAAAGCCTCCACTATCACATCGCAGTGTTGGAAAAATGAAGGAATATTATTATGTTCGAGTTTGATATCATGAGCTTCAACAACAATAAAAGGGTTAATGTTTTTAATATTTTCTTTTAAAGCAAATGACTTTTTCATGTCAATTTGAGAATAGAAGAAATATTGCCTGTTCAGGTTGCTTTCAACAACAATATCAAAATCACAAATTACCAGTTTTCCTATACCAACCCGGGCAAGGGCAACGGCACAGTTCGAGCCCAGTCCTCCACAGCCCGCTATTCCAACGGATTTTTTGCTTAATACCGATATAATCTGCTCGAAATTCATAAATGCCGGATGCAAAAATACTAAAATATAGCGGAAGGATATCTATCTTATTCTTCAGCGGCAATCATTCTTTTTATGTCGTTTACAGCTCCGTAAACAAGGAGAATATCATCCTGTTCAATAATTGTATCTTTCGAAGCCACTTCTTGTACAACTCTTTTTTTGCCTTTTATTCCAAGAAGGCTTAAGTGGTTTTTTATTTTAATGGTTGTCAGCACCAATACATTAAACCTTTGTGTCAGGTTCAGTTCGCTGAGTTTTTTTCCAAAATAACTTGCCGGGGCTTCAATTTCAACAACATTGTGGTCGCTGGTTACTTCGTATGCATTGATAAACCCTTTCAGGTTAATTTTTTTTGCCAGCCTGACGGCCGTTTCCTGTTCCGGGTGCATAATTTCATTTATTTCCATAGCTTCCAGCACGGTTTCATGCAAAGGAGAAATAGCACGGCTAATTATTTGTTTTACTTTCATTTGTTTCATGAGAGCTGTTGTCATTATGGAGGCCCCCACATCTTCGCCTATAGCTACCACAACCACATCCGCATCTCTGAGAGGCAAGGCGGCGACTGCATGGCTGTCGGTGCTATCCATACATATAGAATGTGTAATATCATCTTTAATAAGCTGAACCTTGTTCATATCTTTATCAACGCCAATGACTTCATGCCCCATTTGTGTAAGCCGAATGGCTAATGTATTGCCAAAATTTCCAAGCCCAATAACAATTGCTTTCATAAATGTATGATTTGGTTAATTAATTAAAATATTTTCTTCAGGATATTTATAGCTCAAATGTGTTACTTTCTTTAAAATAGCCATCATGATTGTTAGCGTTCCCATTCTGCCCAAGAACATGGTTAAAATAATGATAAATTTACTGGGCTCAGAGAGTTGCTGTGTAATGCCCAGACTGAGGCCAACAGTACTATATGCGGAAAAACACTCAAAAACAATATCGAGCAGTTTTTTATCCGGGTCGAAGCTTGAAACGAGTAATACCGAAATACCAATTACAATAAGAGATAAAAAAATGATAGCATGGGCTCTTCTCAATGAAATGTCGGATACCTTTCTGCGGTATAACTCAACCCTGTCTTTTCCCCTTGCCAGACTTATTACATTTAATATAGCTAAAGCAAAAGTGCTTGTTTTTATCCCTCCGGCTACGGATGCCGGGGAGCCCCCAATCCACATCAACAGGATAATTATTAAAATAGTAGGAGTCAGCAGTGATCCTGTGTTAAAGGTATGCAGCCCTGCCGAACGTGGTGTTACGGACGCAAAAAAAGCAGTTACAACCTTTCCCAAACCTTTATGTTCTTCGAGAGAGTAATTGTATTCCAAAAAATAAATAATTACAGTTCCGGCAATCAGCAATACGAGGGTTGTGATAAAAACAATTCGTGTATTCAGGTTTATTACCCATGCCTGATGAATAACCTCTCTGTATTTATTCCATTTAAAGACCCTGTTTAAAAAAAAATGTTTCAGGTATTTATAAAAATTAAAAAGGATGTGGAACCCAATACCACCTAATATAATCAGAAATGATGCTACTAAATGAATTGGATAATTAAACCTTATATTGATGTTGTAAAAACCATCCGTTATGGTGGTAAACCCTGCCCCGCAAAAAGCTGAAACGGAATGAAACACTGAGAAGAAAATATTTTCATTGTTATTTATGAAGTAACTGCTGTCTAAGTTGAAAAAAATGATAGCAGCACCTATACCTTCGATTAAGAAAGTAATTATTATGATTTTTTTAAATACATCAAATATCTCTGCAAAATTTTCTGAGTTGGTTATCTGTCCTAACAAAAGCTGGCTGTGAAATGTTGTCTTGCCTTTAAAAAAAAAGCTGAAAAAACTGGTAAATGTCATAATGCCTATTCCTCCCAGCTGAATCAAAATCAGAATAATAGTTTGTCCGAATAGTGTAAAATCCTTTGCTGTATCAACCACAGTCAGTCCAGTAACACAAACTGCACTTGTGGAAGTAAAAAGCGCATTCATAATGCTGATGCCGTTATGTGTAGCATTGGGCAGCAAAAGCAATAATGTCCCCAAAATGATTAATATTAGAAAACTCAGCACAAAAATCAGGGCGGGATTAAAGCGTTTATGGCTAAGTCCTATACCCAGACCGGAAATTTTCTTAAAAAAAATCAAAGAAATCATTACATACAGCCAGATGTTATTATTGACCAATTTCCAAAGCCAATAAGTATTGTTGTAATAATGAAATTTCCCTGTTGCCAGCAAAGCAACTGCAAGAATGAAAAGTGAGTCAAATATCCAAACCTCAATAGGTAATTTTTTGGGGAATAAAACGAGATATCTTAGAATTTTCAACCCGCCAATAATAATTATTGAATAAAAATAGATGTATTCAAAAACATCACGATTTTTATCGGTGCTGTAAATCCCAAACTCGTATACAATAATTAAAAAGCTAATGATACTCAGGAAAAATGAAAGCGAGCTGTTCCATTTATAAAATTTCTTTCTGAAATTAAGCAATGTATATGAGGTTTTTGCCATACCTTAATTAGATCATAACGTGATATTCTTTCTTTGAATACGTACAAATATCAATAATTTTTTATAATGTGAAGTAAAATCACTATAATATTTCTAAATTTGCAAAACGAAAAAAACCATAGAAATACGTATATGAATTTACAGGAATTTAAAAGCAAACATCCACTGTTAAAGGAATGGAATTATACCCTGAAACCAATTGAAAAGGGTTATAACATGCGTACCTTGTATGTTAATGTTGGGAACAAAGAAATTAAAGAAAAGCCTGTTACCCAACTTATGAAAGATAAATTTGTGGGAGGCAAAGGATTTGGCTTAAAGCTTTTATGGGATGCGACAAAACCCGACACAAAATGGAACGATCCTGAAAATGAAATTGTGATAAATACAGGGCCAATTTGTGGCATCACTCAATATTCCGGTGCAGGAAAATCACTTGTAGTAGGTATTTCACCACAAACCGGCATTCCTATCGATAGCAATGTCGGTGGTTATTTTGGGCCTTTTATGAAATTCTCCGGATTTGATTCTATGGAGATACAGGGCAAATCCGACAAAGAGGTGATCATATATATTGATGGCGTTAACGGAAAAGTTGAAATCTATGATGCCGGAGATCTTCCTATTGATAGCCATGTTATCGGCGAGGTGCTTCACGAGGTTTTTGCCAATGATGAAAAAGACCGTATGAATGTTTCCGTAGTTTCGGCCGGCACTGCAGCAGACCATTCGCTTATCGGATGCCTGAACTTTACTTTCTTTGATATGAAACGCAAGGTTGTACGTCTGAAACAAGCAGGAAGAGGCGGCTTAGGCACCGTATTGCGGGATAAAAAAATAAAAGCTGTGGTAGCTAAAGTCCCCGGTGTTAAAGGAAATCTGAATAATGTTGTAGACCTGGAGCCGATCATGGAACGTGGAAAACGCTTCAATAAAGAAATGCGTGAGCTCGATGATTCCCAATGCCAGATGCGAAAAATAGGAACAGCCCACCTTACCCATATCATGAACGATTACGATTTGTTCCCTACACATAATTTTAAATTCGGCAGCCACCCCGACGCCATTAAAGTACATGCCAATGTTTATAAAGAACGTTTCACGCAAAATATGCCCGACGGCTGCTGGATAGGGTGCAATATGTCCTGTGCAAAGGGTGTGGATAATTATGAATTACGCACAGGCCCATACAAAGGCTCAAAAGTAATCGTGGACGGTCCTGAATATGAAACAGCAGCTTCTTTAGGATCCTGCGCGGGAATCTTTGATCCTGATTTTACTATTGAGGCAAATTTTTATTGCGACACCTATGGCATCTGTACGATCAGTTGGGGTACCATCCTCGGCTTTGTGATGGAATGTTACGAAAACGGCATTCTGAACGAAGAACGCACCGGCGGCGTTAAACTCAACTTTGGAAATTCCGATGGCGCAATGGAAATCCTGCATCAGCTTGCACGCGGCGAAGGCTTTGGAGTGATCGCCGGACAAGGCGTTCATCAAATGAAAAAAATATTTGCCGAAAAAGGCTGGGGCGACCCAAAATTCATGCAGGACATCGGCATGGAAAACAAAGGCCTTGAATATTCACAATATGTTTCCAAAGAATCACTGGCTCAACAGGGCGGTTATGCCATGACCAACAAAGGCCCGCAACACGATGAGGCATGGCTGATATTCATGGACATGGTCAATAACCAGATCCCCACTTTTGAGAAAAAAGCCGAAGCACTCTATTACTTCCCGATGTTCCGTACCTGGTTTGGCTTGCAGGGCTTATGCAAACTGCCATGGAACGACGTGGAACCCGCCGACAACCACACACATGCTGAACCCGGTAAAGTCCCCGAACATGTCGACAACTATGTAACCATTTATAAAGCCGTGACGGGCCTTGACCTTGATAAAGATTCGTTGATCACTCAATCCGAAAAAGTATATCAATTCCAGCGAGTGTTCAATATCCGCTGCGGAAAAGGTTTGCGCCAGAATGATGCCCAGCCGTACCGCGCTGCCGGCCCAGTTACTGTTGAAGAATATGAATCACGTCAGGAACGTTATGATAAGCAGATGAAAGAAAAGATCGGTATCGACCCTGAAGGAAAATCAACGGAAGAAAAAGTGGCTATCACGCGTAAATACAGAGAAGAACAATACGAAAAACTTCTTGATGCCGTATATTTCCGCCGTGGCTGGACTCCGAACGGTGTTCCTACCATTGAAAGACTGAAATCATTAGGGATGAACCTGCCGGAGGTTATTGAAGTTGTAAAAGACAAACAGAATTAATAAACAATATTTTGTTTCAGCAAAAACCCGTACTGATGAAGTACGGGTTTTTTTAACCCTTGTAAGGAATAGTATTTCTTTATTATTTTTGTAAACAAACCTGAGCTAAATAAAAGAACATATGGCCGGTAAGCCCACAGGCAAACAAAAAACAATTCATCCCCGGCAAAAACAGGGACAGGCCATGTTACAGAAAAAATCATTTCATATTCCCCCATGGATTATTTATGCCATACTGGCTGTTACAGCAATCATGTACTCCCGTGCCTTGTTCAACGGCTTCGCCAGCCTTGATGATGACGATTACCTGTTTGATAACCCCTTTATTAAACATTTTAACTTTGAAAGTTTGAAAGAAATTTTTTCTTCATTTTACCTGGGAAATTATCATCCGCTGACTACACTGACTTATCTTTTCGAATACCATATATACGGATTGAATCCTTTGCCTTTTCATGTGTTGAATGTTTTATTGCACCTTGTCAACGTGATGCTTGTGTATAAGTTAAGCGAAAAACTCAGCGGGCAAAGGTTCACCGCACTTCTTGTTTCGGCTTTTTTTGCCCTTCATCCGATGCATGTAGAATCGGTGGCATGGATATCCGAACGCAAAGATGTTTTATACACCCTGTTCTATATCGCTTCCTTACTTGCATATTTAAAATACCTAAAACAGGCAAATAAAGGCCGGCATTACCTTATCTGTCTTTCGTTGTTTGTACTTTCTTTATTATCAAAATCAGCAGCGGTAACTCTTCCTGTACTTATGATTGCCATCGACTTTTACAAAAAAAGGAAACCTGTTTTGAAGATGTTTCTTGAAAAAATCCCTTTTCTTTTGTTGTCACTGCTTTTTGGTATTCTTGCGCTGATGTCGCAGCAGGGGGCCATGAAAGATATTTCTCATACATTTTCGTTTTTCGAAAGGATATTTATTTTTACTTATGCGGTCGCTTTTTATCTGGTAAAACTCTTTCTGCCTTTCCATATGTCGGTCATGCATTATTATCCTGAAATGCAAGCCGGAGCTTTGCCTTGGTATTATTACGCTTCGCTGCCATTGCTGCTCATTCTTGTTTGGCTGGTTGTCAGAAAAACAGGGTTCCACCGTGAAAAACTTTTTGGTACCGCCTTTTTTCTTATTGTGATATCAATCATGCTGCAGATTATACCCGTAGGAAATGCCATCGCTGCCGAACGTTATACCTATGTCGCTTACATCGGGCTGTTTTACATCATGGGCCAATGGATTGTACAAATCAGTAAAGAATCGCTGATGAAATTTGCTATGTTCATCAGCATCATACTGTTGCTGGTATTTTCAGCCCTGTCGTGGGACAGGATAAAAGTGTGGAAAAACGGCGAAGTTCTTTTTACCGATGTTATCAAAAAATACCCAAACAGTTTTCATGCTTATTGGATGCGCGGTAATTATAAAAACGACCTTGAAGATTATAAAGGAGCTTTGCAGGACTATAACAAAACCCTTGAACTGTATCCGAATTTCAGCATGTGCCTTACCAACCGGGGACATATTTTCAATGAGTTTAAAGATTATAAAGCCGCCCTTCGCGATCTTAACCTTTCAATCAAACTTGACTCTGCTGTTGCCGAAGCATACAACAACAGGGGCATGGCTCACGACGGACTAAGAGACACTGCTGCCGCCCTGAAAGACTATAACAAAGCCATACTGTTGGATTCAACCTTACAAAAAGCATATAATAACCGCGGTGTTTTGAAAGCTACGCTGGGCGATATAAAAAGCGCACTTGAAGATGTGGACATGGCAATAAGGCTTGAACCTACGGATGGAGAAGCCTATAGCAACAGGGGAAATATTAAAGCTATGAATAAAGATTATGCCGGAGCTATGGCTGATTATGATTTTGCTTTAAAAAGAAACCCTAAAGACAACATTGTTATGTTCAACCGTGGTATCACGAAATTAAATCTTGGTGATACTGTAGCTGCCTGTGCCGACTGGGAAAAAGCCCGGGATTTGGGGAATCCCTTTGCAGATGATGCAATGAAGGCATTTTGTAAATAATTAAATACGTTTTTAATAAGTTCCGTGAAGCTAAATAGTTCAAATAAAGTTGTTAATAAAGTAACTGTTTATTAATTTTGACCCGAACATATGAAAAAGTCAGGCGACATGTCAGAAATTGATATTAAAAATACGATTGTTAAATCTGCAACATTTTATTTTTCTAAATATGGATTCCATAAAACTACCATGGATGAAATAGCCAGGCATATTCATAAAGCCAAGGGGGTGCTTTATTACTATTTTAAAAGCAAAGAAGATCTTTTTAATGAAGCATTAAAAAATGAATTAAATCATGTAAAAGCTGAATTACTGCACATTCTTTCAATAAAAGAAGATCCTTTAACAATACTAAAAAAATACATTCTTACACGATTAAAACTTTTAAGCAAGGTTATCATTTATCATGAAACCATAAAGGCAGATTTCTTTGAAGAATACGCATTTGTTAAAGATGTCAGAGACGACTTTGCCCGATTTGAATATGCTCAACTTAAACAGGTAATGGAAAGGGGTAAAAAGGAAGGGTATCTTGAAATAAAAAACATGGATAGGAATGTGAATATATTGATTATGCTACTTTATAGTATTGAATTCCCATTGTTTTTGCAAAATAAATATGCAGAATATGCAGGTACCATAGAGGAACTTGCAGCCATTGTAATGAACAGCTTGAAAACACAGCAAAAAAAATAGAAAAAAATGATCCAAAACTTGTCCGGTTACAATTTTTTTTATTTCTTTGTATTGACTAATAAACATTTTTGGTCAATTAATATAAATTTAAATGGAAAAATTTATTGTTAGGTTTCTAAAACTAAAATGGCTGATTATTTCGGCTGTGTTGATAATTACTTTGCTTCTGGGCTATCAGATCAGAAACATATCCATTGATTCAGATATCTTAAATTCAATGGACAAAACCGATTCTACCGCTCAGATTTATTCTAGTGTCGGAACAGAATTTGGTGGGAATGATATCGGAATGGTTGTTCTGGAAACCAATGATATTTTTAATACAAAAGTTTTGGAACGTGTAAAACTGATTACCGACAGCATTAAACTAACCAAAGGCGTATCAACTGTTACCAGTATTACCAACATTCTCGACATAAAAAGTTCCGAATGGGGAATTGAAATAGGTCAACTGATTGACGAATATAATTTGCCTCAAACTCAAGCCGAACTGGACAGCATTAAAACATATACCTTTTCAAGAGAGATGTACAAAGGCTCTATTGTTTCTGATGATGGCACAGCTACTATTATTGCATTTACATTACTTCACGATGGAGATAAACAGCTGGTTGCAAAAGAAATAAAACGCAAAATTTCAGCAATGAATCTGCCTGAAAAGCTTTATTTCGGAGGCCTGTCTTTTATGATTAACGACATGACCGAATTAATTGTTTCTGACATTTCATTTCTTTTACCTGTTATTTTGATAATAATTTTTCTGATTTTATTTTTAAGTTTTAAATCCTTGAGTGGTGTTTTCTTTCCGTTGCTTACAGCCGGATTAAGTGTGGTCTGGACTATCGGATTGATGGCTTTGCTTGGCTTTAAAATAACGATTATATCAAGCTATATCCCAATTGTGTTATTGGCTGTAGGAACTGCTTATACCATACACGTATTAAACAGTATTAATCAAAACAAATCAAAAGACAGGAAGCAGGCATTGATTCAGGCATTGATATATACCATGATCCCTGTAATACTTGCTGCTGTTACAACCATGATTGGTTTTGTATCGTTTATTTTTGGCTCGTACCTGCAAATGATTACAGAATTTGGAATTTTTACGGCATTTGGCACTTTCATAGCTCTTATACTTTCCATATTTTTTATTCCTTCACTTATTTCAGCATTTTCATTATATGAAAAAAATGTGGAACACTCCGTTAATAGAAAGACTCCGCTTCTCAATAAAATGATATTACAACCAATATCACGTGTAATTATTAAACACCCTAAATATACAATTGCTATATGGTGTGCCATGCTTTTGGTCAGTATTGGCGGTATTTTCATGATAAAAACCAGTGTGAACATTGCAAACTATTTTGAAAAAGACAATCCCGTGAGGATTACCGAAGATTTGATGCAAAAGAAATTCGGGGGCTCATTTCCTGTGTTTGTGGTATTTGAAGGCGATATGCAGTCACCCGATGTACTCAACATGATGATTAAAACAGAACATTTCATGAAACTGAACCCCAACATTTCCATTACGCAATCCATCGCTGATCTGGTTGAGCAAATGAATGACGCAATGGGTGAAGGTAAATCCATTCCTGAGGATAGAACTAAAATAGAACAGTTATGGTTTCTTCTTGAAGGGCAGGATATCATGCCGCAGTTGGTTTCTGATGACCTGCAAAAAGGGGTCATACAATCGAAATTTGCCTCGATTGAAACGCAGGAAATAAGCTCTTTTGTTGAGCAAATGAACAAGTTTATTGAAGAGAATAAATCCGGTGCGTACAAAATTAAGTTCACCGGCGTTCCTTCAATATATTGCAAACTGAACGACAGCCTGGTTAAGAGCCAGTACAGCAGCCTTGCCATTGCCATATTGCTGGTGCTTATTATTGTTGGCTTGCTGTTAAGGTCGTTCAAAAAAGGTGTTTTTGCAACTATTCCTATAATCACTACCATATTTATCCTGCTGGGTTTTATGGGCATAACAGGTATTCCTCTCGACATTGCCACGGTTCTGGTGGGTAGTATAGCACTGGGTATCGGTATTGATTACTCTATTCATATTATTTCCG
This portion of the Bacteroidales bacterium genome encodes:
- a CDS encoding TrkA family potassium uptake protein, whose amino-acid sequence is MKAIVIGLGNFGNTLAIRLTQMGHEVIGVDKDMNKVQLIKDDITHSICMDSTDSHAVAALPLRDADVVVVAIGEDVGASIMTTALMKQMKVKQIISRAISPLHETVLEAMEINEIMHPEQETAVRLAKKINLKGFINAYEVTSDHNVVEIEAPASYFGKKLSELNLTQRFNVLVLTTIKIKNHLSLLGIKGKKRVVQEVASKDTIIEQDDILLVYGAVNDIKRMIAAEE
- a CDS encoding ATPase, producing MAKTSYTLLNFRKKFYKWNSSLSFFLSIISFLIIVYEFGIYSTDKNRDVFEYIYFYSIIIIGGLKILRYLVLFPKKLPIEVWIFDSLFILAVALLATGKFHYYNNTYWLWKLVNNNIWLYVMISLIFFKKISGLGIGLSHKRFNPALIFVLSFLILIILGTLLLLLPNATHNGISIMNALFTSTSAVCVTGLTVVDTAKDFTLFGQTIILILIQLGGIGIMTFTSFFSFFFKGKTTFHSQLLLGQITNSENFAEIFDVFKKIIIITFLIEGIGAAIIFFNLDSSYFINNNENIFFSVFHSVSAFCGAGFTTITDGFYNINIRFNYPIHLVASFLIILGGIGFHILFNFYKYLKHFFLNRVFKWNKYREVIHQAWVINLNTRIVFITTLVLLIAGTVIIYFLEYNYSLEEHKGLGKVVTAFFASVTPRSAGLHTFNTGSLLTPTILIIILLMWIGGSPASVAGGIKTSTFALAILNVISLARGKDRVELYRRKVSDISLRRAHAIIFLSLIVIGISVLLVSSFDPDKKLLDIVFECFSAYSTVGLSLGITQQLSEPSKFIIILTMFLGRMGTLTIMMAILKKVTHLSYKYPEENILIN
- the thiF gene encoding sulfur carrier protein ThiS adenylyltransferase ThiF, coding for MNFEQIISVLSKKSVGIAGCGGLGSNCAVALARVGIGKLVICDFDIVVESNLNRQYFFYSQIDMKKSFALKENIKNINPFIVVEAHDIKLEHNNIPSFFQHCDVIVEAFDRADMKQMIIETVLDEMPETPLVCGIGLAGWGNSNAIKMKQTGNLYVCGDGDSEVTEDSPPLAPRVGIVANMQANTVIEILLNESK
- a CDS encoding TetR/AcrR family transcriptional regulator produces the protein MSEIDIKNTIVKSATFYFSKYGFHKTTMDEIARHIHKAKGVLYYYFKSKEDLFNEALKNELNHVKAELLHILSIKEDPLTILKKYILTRLKLLSKVIIYHETIKADFFEEYAFVKDVRDDFARFEYAQLKQVMERGKKEGYLEIKNMDRNVNILIMLLYSIEFPLFLQNKYAEYAGTIEELAAIVMNSLKTQQKK
- a CDS encoding efflux RND transporter permease subunit, with translation MEKFIVRFLKLKWLIISAVLIITLLLGYQIRNISIDSDILNSMDKTDSTAQIYSSVGTEFGGNDIGMVVLETNDIFNTKVLERVKLITDSIKLTKGVSTVTSITNILDIKSSEWGIEIGQLIDEYNLPQTQAELDSIKTYTFSREMYKGSIVSDDGTATIIAFTLLHDGDKQLVAKEIKRKISAMNLPEKLYFGGLSFMINDMTELIVSDISFLLPVILIIIFLILFLSFKSLSGVFFPLLTAGLSVVWTIGLMALLGFKITIISSYIPIVLLAVGTAYTIHVLNSINQNKSKDRKQALIQALIYTMIPVILAAVTTMIGFVSFIFGSYLQMITEFGIFTAFGTFIALILSIFFIPSLISAFSLYEKNVEHSVNRKTPLLNKMILQPISRVIIKHPKYTIAIWCAMLLVSIGGIFMIKTSVNIANYFEKDNPVRITEDLMQKKFGGSFPVFVVFEGDMQSPDVLNMMIKTEHFMKLNPNISITQSIADLVEQMNDAMGEGKSIPEDRTKIEQLWFLLEGQDIMPQLVSDDLQKGVIQSKFASIETQEISSFVEQMNKFIEENKSGAYKIKFTGVPSIYCKLNDSLVKSQYSSLAIAILLVLIIVGLLLRSFKKGVFATIPIITTIFILLGFMGITGIPLDIATVLVGSIALGIGIDYSIHIISGFYVHLKVKENAEEAIKATLMISGKAVIINAISVAAGFLVLCFAHMVPFQNFGLLVAISMFGSGIGALTLLPVILILAERKRKKL